Proteins from one Chryseobacterium arthrosphaerae genomic window:
- a CDS encoding protein phosphatase 2C domain-containing protein, which yields MKTYSSLQIGDYHTLHCEDDLLIKKINADKIVCAVMDGCSTAMDSHFASTLFAKILRKAIVEAGYKELYEKEVQRNVEEELKEIVRSVFKELLFIKNHLMLNEKELLTTLIILIYNRTADKGIVLAIGDGVVCINGKITEFDRDNKPDYLAYHLHEDFDHWYDSLQQKIFFDRMEDISIATDGILSFSKIKKTDFDGIVNCMEYLMITPSDDNTEEMLNKKIKTLEHQYGVKPTDDLAIIRLIKKQDI from the coding sequence ATGAAAACATATTCCTCATTACAAATCGGTGATTATCATACTCTTCATTGTGAAGACGATCTTCTGATTAAAAAAATCAATGCTGATAAAATCGTTTGTGCAGTAATGGACGGCTGCTCAACTGCTATGGACAGTCATTTTGCCTCGACACTTTTTGCTAAAATTTTACGAAAAGCAATTGTTGAAGCAGGTTATAAAGAATTATATGAGAAAGAGGTTCAGCGTAATGTAGAAGAAGAACTTAAAGAGATTGTGAGAAGCGTATTCAAAGAACTCCTGTTTATTAAGAATCATCTAATGCTGAATGAGAAAGAACTATTAACAACTTTAATCATTCTAATTTACAATAGAACAGCTGATAAAGGAATCGTTTTAGCAATTGGTGACGGTGTTGTTTGTATTAATGGGAAAATCACTGAATTTGACCGTGATAATAAACCTGATTATTTAGCTTATCATCTTCATGAAGATTTTGACCATTGGTATGACTCACTACAACAGAAAATTTTTTTCGACCGCATGGAGGATATATCTATAGCCACCGATGGAATCCTTTCTTTTTCAAAAATAAAAAAAACAGACTTTGATGGAATCGTCAATTGTATGGAATATTTAATGATCACTCCGTCTGATGATAATACTGAAGAAATGCTTAACAAGAAAATCAAGACCTTAGAACATCAATACGGAGTAAAGCCCACAGATGATCTTGCGATAATACGGTTAATAAAAAAACAAGATATTTAA